GTTGTGCTCCGACTGAACCTGATAGCGCCCGCCGAGCGCGACGGAGACCGTCGGTTCATCCGAGTCATTCGTGTTGAACGTCAGCGTGCCGCTGCGCACGAGGGTGGTCGTGCCACCGTCGAGGACGAACTTCACCTGCATGTCGTAGAACGTGCCGGGCGCGATGGGGCCGCTCGGGGCGTTCAGCACGACCCAACCGGTGGGGACGGTCACGTTGCTGACCGTCAGGGGCTGGTTGCCGGTGTTGCGGATGCGCAGGGTGCCGGTGTCGTGCACGACGTCCGGGGTCGTCTCGTTCAGCTTGCCGATGCGGTGGAACGCCATGCGTTCATCGAGGCCGACGTTGTCCAGGCTCTTCACACCCACCTCTGGCCCGGCCGCCGCGGCCCGGACGTTGGAGATGATGAAGACGATGTCGTTGCCGTCGTAGCTGCCGTCGAACTCCTCGACGCCGACCACGTACGTGTTCGGCACCACGGTGCCGTCGGGCGTCTTCATCGGGTAGAAGCGGAACTTGTGCTTGTTCTGCGCCGCCCAGGTGTTCAGCGCGTCCTCACTGAAGGCATCGCGGAAGTTGACGTTGTCGGCGTCCTTGAATCCGGGCCAGGTCGTGTACAGGCCGAAGCTCTTGTTGCCCGGATCGAACAGCGTCGTCCCGTTGACCGTCGGCGCCACCGTCTGCGCGTCGGCGGTGGGAACGGTGAACAGCGGCGTCTTGGCGCCGGTGGAGCCCGGCGTGTAATAGCCCAGCGTGAGCGCGGGGTTGCTCGCGAGGCCCATGACCGCCAGCGGGGTGATGGTGACGGGCTGCGACGAGTCGGCGCGCAGCAGGCGCTCCATGCCGCTGACCTCTTCGTTGGCGCCGAGCGGTTCGGTCGAACTGTACAGGGCGGTGCTGCCGGGGTTCGTGTCGCCGACGTTGGTCGGGATCTGGTACAGATTGAAGATGGCGGCCAGCGACGGTTCGTTGTTGCCACCGATGCCGCTCGTGCCCAAGCCGCGCAGCGCGATGACGGTATTGGGCTGGTCGGGATCGTTGCTCTTGATCGTCAGGGTCGCGGTCTTCAGGCCGAGCGAGGTCGCGTTCATCGCGACGTTCACGACCAGGCTCTGGCCCGGCTGGATCGACTGCGGCAGCTCCGGCTTGCCGACGAAGACGAACTGGTTGGCGTTGGCGCCACCGATCGTCAGACCGTCAGACGGAAAGGCGAGCGGCTGGGTGCCATTGTTGGTGATCTTGATGGCCTGCGCGGGACCGGGCACGTTGGTGCCACTGGAGACGCGTACGTCGTTGAAGTGGTAGGCCTCCTTCTCCACCGAGACGTTGGCGCCGGGGGCGATCGGGCGCATCAGCGTGAGCTGGTTGCCGCCGTACTCGGCGACGTACAGGTAACCGTTGAGCGTGTTCTCGGTGATGTCGAGCGGGTCGACGAAGTGCGTCATGCCCGCGAGGCCACTGGTGGCGGCCCCGATCGAGCCATCGTCGCCGACGTCGAGGATCAGGATGTCGTCGCCACCGCTGTAGCGCGCCACGAGCATCTTGCCCTTGAGCGCGCCACCGAAGGTGTTGCTCTTGTACTCGATGACGCCGTTCGGCGAGTAGTTTTGCCCGAACACGTACGCGGGGCCCGAGTAGTTCGCAGCCGGCTGCGTGCCGACCGGGTAGGACCACTGTTCGTTCACGTCGACGCCGCTGGTCGGGTTGCCACCGTGTGCGTAGAACTCGTTGCGCGACGGGTTGGGGTGACCGTAATATCCGTTGGCCTTCACGTCGTAAAGCCAGTCGTCCTGCGTCTGCTTGACGTTGGTGATCTGCGACGTGGTGGGGGTCGCGGGCAGCGTCCCGTTGGCGGCCGAGCCATTGGTGGGGGCGTAGAGGTGCCCGTTGCTGTGCCACAGCAGATCGTACCCGTTGCGCACGCCGGTGGCGTACAGCTTCACCGGCGCATTGCTGGCGAAGGGATTGTAGGAGCCGCCGACATCGCTGGTGCGGACGTTGATCGGACCGGTATTGTTGAAGTCAGCCGCGATCGCCGCGACGTCGACCTGGAGGACGGCGGCGGTCAACTGAGATTCCGTGCGCTGGTTCCAGGCGAAGTCCTGGCCACCCATGGCTGACATCGAACCCTGCTGGAAGTAGAGCTTGCCATCGGGGCCGAACACCGGCTGGTTGGTCGTGTGGTCGCGGTAGCTGCGCGGCAGGTCGACCACGAAATCGCGGTACGTGCTGAGCGATGATCCGGTCAGACGGGAGATCTTGCCACTGTGGTTGGCGGCGCCGACCTGCTTGTAGTCGCTGTGCGCAACCCACAGGATCAGGTTCGACGCGGTCGACGCCGGGTCGAACGTCACGCCGGAGATCAACCGGTTGCCACCATTGTTGTTCTTGACGGTCGAGATGACCTGCGCCACGCCGAGCGTACCGTTGGCGTTGATCGGGTAGCGATAGATGTCGCCGGCGTCCGTGGGGGCGTACAGGCGCCCGTCGGGACCGATGCTGACGCCGGTGAACTTCTGCCCGGTGGCGGTGGGCAGCGCGATCTTCTCGAACGCGATCACGGAGTCGGGCTGGACGACGGCGTTGCCGGTCGTGAACGTGGCGCTGTACGGCAGGAAGCTCGCGCCGCTGGTGTCCTTCAGTTCATCGGTCACCTGGAACGTGTACGACGTGTTCGGGTCCAGTTGGCTGGAGGGCTGCAGGACGATCGCGCCACCGGCGGCGTCGGTGTTCAGGACGGCGTTGACCAGCGCGCCGTCGCTCGTGCGCACGAGGCGCACCGCGGCGGAGGTCAACGTCGCCGAATCGACGCCGGCGCCCGAGGTGGGCAGCATCAGGTCGGCTGCGACGAACGACGTCGGCACGACGTCCGACGCGCCGTTGCCCGGACGCGTCGCGGTGATCGACGGACGGCTGTTCAGCGGCGCGCCCGGCAGGATCTCAAATCGGTCGAACGTGGCGGTGAAGTCCGGCGTGCCGGAGCTCTTCTTGGCCGCGAGGATGCCGGTGGTGGAGGCGGTGTTGAAGAACTCGTTCTTCTTGGTGCCGCTCAGCGTCAGCTCACCGCCCAGCTTCACGACGGCGCCACCGTTGATGCGGTAGTAGGCCAGCACCTTGCCGGTGGTGGCGTTGCCGCTCATGAAGAGGTCCAGGGTCGAGATGCCGTTGAACCCACCGATATCCGTGTACGACGTCGGCGTCGCCAACGAGTGCGTGTAGCTCGTGCCGACCAATGTCTCATCGATGAACTGAAGCATCGGCGTGCCGCCGACGTTCACGGCCACCAGCTTGACGTAGTTGTCCTGGTTCGGTCCGAACATCAGGCCAGCCTGATTATTGTTGGCCGTGTAGTTGCTCAGCGGACCCACGAGGCGCACGCTGACCGTGAACCCGGCTGCTCCCGTGGCGTCGAACTTCGTCTCCAGCGCATTGCGGAGCGTGCTGTCGTCGTTGTAGTTGGTGCCGGTGCTGCCCGTGCCCTGCGCGGTAACCGTGAGAACGCCCGCCGTGGTGTCCAGGTCGATCAGGCTCGGCACGTACTCGGCGTCCGGCGAGCCGTTCATCACCTGCACGTGCGTGAAGCCGGTGCCCTGCCCGTCCTTGTCGAGCATGCCACCACCGTCCTGGTCGAAGTCGAGCAGGAACGGCAACGACTGGATGGCCGACGGGTTGCCCGCCAACAGGCGGCGGTCCTCGAGCCGCTCGACCACGCTGTTGACGGCACGACGCAACCGAACCCCTGACGTAAGCTTCTTAAACACAGATAATCCCTTGATAGACGGCACTGATCACTGATGGTCTGGGGACCCGCGCACCCACGCAGGGCCCCTCTCACAACGTACTAGAAGCAAAGGACGACGCCGAACCAAAATCGCATCGCCTCAGGTCCGATATATTTATCATCGGGTCGTGCGGGAGGGCCGCAACGTCTGGGAGGGAAACGACTCGTAGCACCTACCGACTTCACCCAACCCCACCCCGTTTGCAATCGCATACGTCGTGACACTTAGAATACGGCAAAAGAACCTAAACGGATACAAAAATCCGCGTTAATTGCTGTTCAACACGCGGTGGGGAAATGGGCAAGGACGTCTTCAATTCTTGAGCGAACAGCGACACGTGAAGCTCTTCCAGCATCCAACGGAGGTGCTGCACGTCCAGATCGTCAAAGCGATCTGACGCGTCCAAATAACGTTCCCAAAGCCGGTTAAAGATAGCCGCGTTCGCTTGGTCGCGCGTCGTTCCACCCATGACCAATTTTCGGTGACGCGCACCGTACGCCTTCACGAACCGCGGAAGATGGGTAAGCCAAGTAGGCGGTGTAATTGTTAAGAAACTCTTGAAAATAAGGTGCGTCAATCGTTCTCTCAGGTCTGTGATGGTCGCGTGTGCGTTCGATGGGGCGGGTTGGCCCAGTTGAAGCGTGACAGCTTGGTACTCGGCCAGCGTCTGGCGCGTAATACGCCAGACGTCGCTGGCAACGATCGCCAGGTCATTCCAAGCGCGATCGATACGTCGTGCGAACTCGTCCTTTGTCCGAATCGGGTCACCATCCGCGAACAGCAGGCGGTCGGCGATGGCGGTGCGCAACTCGACCTTCAGGTCCTGAGCGCTCCCCAGTCGGCTGTATAGCACCGCGGTCTTGGGGAAGTCGGGCAGGGCGTTGATGGCGTGGCTGAGCTCTTCGCGGAACTCGATCAGGAACAAACGGCGCAGGCCCAGACGCGAGGCGGCGGCCGCTTTGTCGGGTGAATCGAGCAGACGCAACGCAACGCTGTTGCCTTCATCGATGACCGCCGGATAGGCGATCAGCCGAATCCCCGGCCGGTCGATCTCGATGCGCTCCGGCAGGTCGCCGAAGTCCCACGCGCGCAGGCCGTCGCGGTCGAACGTGGTGCTCGGCAGTTCACGGATGAGCTGGGCGATGTTCTCGCTAAGCCGTTCGCGCAGCGGGATCAGATCGCGATCCTGACCCAGCGCCTTGCCGGTGTCGTCGACGACGCGCAGGTTCATGCGCAGGTAGTCGGGCAGCAGGTGATCCTGCCACTGCACCGTCGGCACGAGCTCGCCGACGATCTTGCCGATATCCCACGCCAGCGCGTCCTTGAACGATCCCTGCCGATACTTGCCCAGCAGCACCGGCGCGACGCGGGCCGCCACCTCGGGCACGGGGATCAGCTTCACGCGCAGCGGCTTAGGCAGTTGGCGGATGAGCACTTCGATCTTCTCGCGCAGCAGGCCGGGCACCAGCCATTCGAACGGTGCCGGTGACAACCGGTTCAGCGCCGCCAGCGGGATCTCCGCCGTCACACCGTCGGCTTCGTCGCTCGGGTCGAACACGTACGACAGCGGCAGGGTGACGCCGTCGATGTCGGCCGAGTCGGGGAACTGGTCGGACGCCACCGGCTGCGTGCCGGGCACGATCAGGTCCTCGATCGACATGAACAGCGCCCGGCGGTCCTGCCGCTCGGCGGCGCGGCGCCACTCCTCGAACAGCTTGCCGTCGTACACGCCCGCGGGCACCTTGGCGTCGTAGAACGCGAACCGGCTTGCGGAGTCGGTCAGCAGGTTCTTCCGCCGGGCCTTCGCCTCCAGCAGTTCCACGTCGCGCAGCAATTGATCGTTATGCCGCCGCCACGGGGCGTTGGTGGCATACTGGTTCTCGATTAGCGCCGCCTGGATGAAGATCTGCCGCGACTGCTTCGGGTCGATCGGGCCGAAGTTCACGCGCTTGCGCGGCACGATCACCAGGCCGTACAGCGTCTGCTTCTCGTACGCGCTCACGCTGGCGCCACCGCGGTAGTAGTGCGGCTCGAAGTACGTCTTCTTCACGAGGTGGCCCGCCATCCGCTCGATCCACTCAGCCTTGATGCTGGCGTTCACGCGGGCGTACAGCTTCGTCGTCTGCACGATCTCGGCGGCCATCACCCAGCGCGGCTTGGCGGTGAATAATCCCGAGCCCGGGAACAGGCTGAACTTTACGTTGCGCGGCCCCTCGTACTCGTGCGTGTCGGTCTTCATGCCCACGTTGGCCAGCAGCCCGCTCAATAGCGCGCGATGGACGGCGTCGTAAGTCGCCGGCCGCGCGTTGAACGACAGGCCGAAGTCCTCCATCAGCGTGTGCAACTGGTAGTAGACGTCGCGCCACTCGCGCATACGCACGTACGACAGGAAGTTCTGCTTGCACGCCTTGCGCAGCTTGCTGTGCGAAAGGTTCTCCTGCTGCTCGGTGAAGAACTTCCACAGCTTCAATAGTGCCAGGAAGTCCGACTGCTCGTCCCGCCATTGCTTGTGCGCCTCGTCGGCGGCCTGCTGCTGGTCGAGCGGGCGCTCGCGCGGGTCCTGTACGCTCAGCGCCGCTGCGATCACCAGCACCTCGTTCAGGCAGTGCTCGTGCGTGGCCTCGAGGATCATTCGCGCAATGCGCGGGTCGACCGGAAGCTTCGCGATGTCGCGGCCGACGTGGGTCAGCGCGTTCAACTCGTCCACCGCGCCCAGTTCGTGCAGGGTCTGATAGCCGTCCTTTACCTGTCGGTAGTCAGGGGGTTCGACGAACGGGAACTCCTGCACCTCGCCCAGCCGCTGCGACTTCATCTGAAGGATGACGTTGGCGAGGTTGGTGCGCAGGATCTCCGGCTCGGTGAACTGCGGGCGGCTCTGGAAATCTTCTTCGGAATACAGGCGGATGCAGAGGCCTGGGCCCACGCGGCCACAACGGCCCTTGCGCTGGTCGGCGCTGGCGCGGCTGATCGGTTCGATCGGCAGCCGTTGCACCTTGTTACGCGCGTTGTACCGACTGATGCGGGCGAAGCCGGTATCGATGACGTAGTGGATGCCCGGCACGGTCAACGACGTCTCGGCGACGTTCGTCGAAAGCACGATGCGCCGCCGGCCGTGCGGTTGGAAGACGCGCATCTGCTCGTCGGCCGCCAGGCGCGCGTACAACGGCAGGACCTCCGCATCGCGCGGGCCGTGCTTGCGCAGTTCTTCCGTCGCCTCACGAATGTCGCGCTCACCGGTCAGGAAGACCAGTACATCGCCCGGTCCCTCACGGCAGACTTCGTCGACGGCCGCCAGCAACGCGCTCGATTCCATCTCGTCGGCGGCGTCGATGTCGTCGGCGACGATTGGTCGGTACCGCACCTCCACCGGATATGTTCGGCCCGACACCTCGATGATCGGCGCATCCGAGAAGTGCTTGCTGAACAGCTGCGGGTTGATCGTCGCCGACGTCACGATCAGCTTCAGGTCAGGTCGCTTGGGCAGCAGCTGCGACAGGTGGCCCAGGAGGAAGTCGATGTTCAACGAGCGCTCGTGCGCCTCGTCGATGATGATCGTGTCGTAGTTTTCCAGGAAACGATCGGAACCGATCTCGGCCAGCAGGATGCCGTCGGTCATCAGCTTTACGAGCGTGTCCTGCGAGGTCTTGTCACCGAACCGCACCTTGTAGCCCACCACCTGACCCAGCGGGCGGCCAAGTTCGTCGGCGATGCGCTGAGCAACGCTGCGCGCGGCCACTCGACGCGGCTGAGTGTGACCAATCAGGCCCCGCACGCCACGGCCAAGCTCCAGGCAGATCTTGGGTAGCTGCGTGGTCTTGCCGCTGCCCGTTTCGCCACACAGGATGATGACCTGGTTGTCTCGGATCGCGTCGGCGATCTCGTTGCGCTTCTGCACGATCGGCAGCGCATCGTCGTAGTTGATCTTCGGCACGAGCTCACGGCGATGCGTGACCCGGGCCGCAGAACGATCGATCTCGGTGGTCAACTGCGCCGCGGTGGTATCAAGCGGTTTACCGTCGGCGACGGAACGTTCGAGCGTGCGCAGCCGCTGCCGCAAGCGGTGCCGGTCCCGCAGCAGAACGTGATCGAGTCTGGTGTAGAGCTCGGTGAAATTAGGCGCAGCCGATTCCAAGGGCGGGACATTCTAGCCGCTCGGAAGGCTCAATTCTCCTTTTTCTCAGCCAGGTTTACGCCCGCACCGACGATTCTCGGCACGATGTCGACCCTACCTCTGTGAAGTTACTAGATCGGCGACCGCCGGCGCGACAGCAGCAGGCCCATTCCCGCCAGCCCGAGCGTGCAGAGGCCCAAAGGCTCGGGGACGACGCTGGTTTCGACGCTGATCTGCCCGGTCGCGTAGTCGAACTGCTGGCCCCCGTCGTACACGCGCCACGACAGGCCATCGGCCAAGGTCGGGAGGATGATCGACGAGAAAGTGCCGCTGACGCCCGTGTTGGTCGTCCAGTCGAACAGGTCGTAAGTTTGCCCAGCAGCGAAGGCGACGCCCGATGCATCGACTTGAAGCGTCCCGCCGAAGGCGAGGTCGTAGCTCGTGCTGTTCGTGGAGTTCACCGCGATTGTGTCATGCCCCGAGCCGTTGAACAAATCGAAGGCGGTCGCGCCGAGCAGCGTAAGGTTGCGATCGAAGGTGAGCGTCCCCGGTGCACTGCTGGAGGTGCCGGGCGCCAGTGTGGCGTCGGCGTTGACGGTCGCAGGCCGCGCGATCTTGCCGGTGCCACCGAGCGTTCCATCGTTCGCGACAACGGCTGCGGCCGACGACGACATCGTTCCGGTGACCAGCAGGGTCCCGCCGTTGATGGTAGTTGCGCCATTATAGGAGATCGTTGCGCTCGCGAGCGTAAGGGTGCCGCCATCCACCTTGGTGATTGCGCCGGTGCCGGTGCTGTTGGTGAGCGCGCCGGAGAGCAGGGACGCGCCACTGCCACCGATCGTGACGGTGTTGCCGTTCAGGTTTGCCGGGGAAGCAAGTGTGAAGCGGTTGGTCGAGTTATTGATCCACGACTGGGTGCCACCAAGCTTGAACGCGCTGGTGTTGATCGTCAGGTCACCGCTGCTGGTGTTATCCATCAGGATGCCAACGCCGGCGACGCCGTTGATGGTGCTGCCGTTGGTCTGAAACGTGGGTGCGCCGGAGTTCTGGCCGAGCGGATTGCTGGTGATCTCGATGCTGTTGACCGTGCTCCCGGTCATCCAGATGCCGCCGATCACGGTGACGTGCGTCGAGATGGACGGCTGGTAAGCGGCGGCGCTATCGAAGACGGCGATGCGGTCGGGCGCCAAGGGGGCGCTCGCTGGCGACCAGTTGGCATTCGTGTTCCAGTTTGAATCGGTGTTCCCGACCCACGCCCGCGTCTCCAGCGCCGCGTGTGCCGCCGTCGGCAGCAGGATCGCTGCGACAAGGGTGGCGGTGGCGCGCTCGTATCCGACCGTGTGCTTCCTCGACTGCATCTGCATCTGTCCTCTCCTGTGATGGGTTAATCCAAGGTCAATCGCGACGTGACGTTCTTCTTGATGTAGGAGGCCTGGTACGTGTTGACGTGTCCGTCGAGGAACAGCACGTTGGCGGCCTTCCTGTTGTTGTGACGGTAAATGTCGAAGCTGCGCCCACCCGCCCACAGTTGGGCCCGATCCTTCAGGCTGTAGTCCTGGAAGCTGTCGGCGACATGAATCAGGCTGCTGGCCGGCCTGCGCGCCTTGGTGAGCTTGCGCGGCAGGGTCTGGTCACGCGGGGCTGGGCTCAGGTGAATCAGGTAGCCCGACTCCGCGACGCCGCTCAGGTACGGCTGAATGTCGTACCCGGTCGGCTGATACTCCGGGCAGACGAAGACCGAGCGCCGAAAGGACGCGCGGTCGCCGTCGTTGAAGGCGTAGATGTACGGGATCGTCAACGAGGTGCCCGCCCACCGGGGCCGTCCCATGTAAGGCCCCAGGGCGTGGACCATGCCGTACGAGCTGTGGTTCGGAATCGAGTTGTCGAGGTTGTGCTTCCAGTTGACCGGGGGCAGGTAACCGCGGTTGTCGTTGGCGTACATGCTGAACATGATGCCGATCTGCCGAAAGTTCGCGGCGCACGTCAACGTGTTCGCGTGCTGCCTGGCCTTGCTGAGCGCCGGCAAAAGCATGGCGACGAGGATGCTGATAATCGAGATTACGACCAGCAGTTCGACGAGGGTGAAGCCTCGGCAAGTCTGCCCGGTTGGTGTCCGTTTCCACATCGGTATCGCTCCGTTACTGTCCTGGACGCGTCGTCGCTGGCGGCGCGCTGATCGAGGCGCGCGGAACCCATTCCACCGGTAACGTCACGTGCTGTGTCGGGGCACGCTTGCGCGTCACATCGCGCCCGATGCCGTCGAACAGCAGCTCCATGGCGACCCGGCCCATTTCGACCGAGGGCTGTCGCACGGAGGCCAGTGGTGGGTCCAGCCAGCGACACAGCGGCGAGTCGTCGAACCCGACGATGCTCACGTCCGCCGGGATGCGCAGGCCCATGCCGCGGATCGTCCGATACGCCTCGGCGGCCACCTGATCGTCCGAGTAGAAGACGGCCGTCGGGCGGTCCTCACGCGACAGAAGCTGCCGCGTGCAGCGCGCGATTCGCTCAGACCAGTCTTCCTGCGGTTGCACGGCCAGGTCGACCACGCGCGACCGGTCGAACGGCAGCCCGCGGTCGCCGACCGCGTCGCGCAGGCCCTCCAGGCGTGCGCGAACGGTGCCGGCAGCCATGTTCCCGATGAACCCGAACGTCCGGTGGCCCAGATCGACCAACGCATTGCCGACCATCAGCCCACCGGCATGGTTGTCGGCCGTGACCGACGCGACCTCGAGGTCGCGCGTGTGTTCGTCGACGAGCACGAACGGAAAGCCCTTCTGCTTCAGTTCGATCAACGCCTCGGTGAAGCGGGGGTGGTGCCACGACAGGATCAACGCCCCGTCGGCCGACCGGTCGGGCAGACCCTTGAGGATCGCGATGTCGTGATCCATGCGGTTGTGCGCATCGTACACCTGCACCTGGTAGCCACGTTCGCCGCCCAGCAACTGTGCGCCGCGGGCGATCTGCACGCACTGTTCGAATGCGAGGTCGGGCACGATCACCCCGATCTCGCGGGTCGCAAGGTCGGCCTGGCGCACGAACAATCCCTTGCCCGGGCGTCGTTCGATCAGACCTTCTCGAATCAACTGATCGGTCGCCCGACGGACCGACACCCGGCTGATGCCGTTCTCGCGGCAAAACTCCTGCTCGGTCCCCACGAACTCACCCGCCTTGCGCGATCCGTCTTGGATGGCAGTGCGGAGCTTTACCAAGAGCTCGTCGTACACCGTTGTACTACGGGTATTAATACATGTGTTATACACGGGGGGATTGTGTACTGTGAATGGTCCATAGTCAAATGATTTGCCAAAAACTGTCCTATATTGCGTGAAAGAAGCTCGATAAGTTCAGGAAGCCGATCGCGCGGCGTCGGAATAGATGTTCTGGCCACCTGTTGCCTATACCGTTGCGTTCAATCGTGTTACAGTTCGCTGCCAACCGGCCGCCACGTATCTGATGCTGAAGTTCATTCTCTTTCGCATCCTCCAGTTCCCACTGATCCTCGCGATCATCTACGTCGTCACCTTTCTGCTGGTCTGGGTTGCGCCAGGCAGCCCATTCGAGCGCACCGATCGCGCGATCGACCCAAAGATTATCGAGCTGAAAAAGGAACAACTGCACGCTGCCAGCGCGTTGGAATTTCTGACCTACTACCCATGGAACGTAATCCGGCACGGCGACTTCGGGCCGAGCCTGAATTACGAGGAATGGTCGGTTAACGACATCATTAAATCTGGTCTGCCGGTCTCGGTAACGCTGGGCCTGCTTGCGATCACGATCGCCACGTTCGCCGGGGTGGCGATCGGGGCGGCCGGGGCGGCGTGGCGGGGGGGCGTGGTGGATTGGCTCGGGCTGGGCGTCGCGCTCGTGGGCATCAGCTTGCCGGGCTTCGTCACCGCGGGGCTGCTGATCACGATTTTCTCCGTGAACCTGAAGTGGTTTCCAGTCGGCGGGTGGGGCACGCTGTCGACGATGATCCTGCCGGCGATCGCGCTGGCGCTGATGCCGATGGCCTACATCACGCGCCTGTCGCGGGCCGCGATGATCGACGTGCTCGGCAGCGACTTCATCCGCACCGCCCGCGCTAAGGGGCTGAGTAAACCGTCCGTCGTTGTAAAGCACGCATTGAAGAACGCCATGCTGCCGGTGCTGAGCTACATCGGCCCAGCGACCGCAGCGGCGATGACCGGGTCGTTCGTTGTCGAGAAGGTCTTCAACATCCATGGCCTCGGCGAGCATTTCGTCAACAGCGTGCTGAACCGTGACCAGACGCTCGTGCTGGGTGTGGTGATGGTCTACTCGACGCTGCTGCTCGGCATGAACCTTCTGGTCGATTTGAGCTACGCGCTCGTCGACCCGCGCATCGATCTGAGCGACAAGGGGGCGGCATGACCGCCATCACCACGACGGTGAACATGTCCCCCGCGGCGCCACCGGTCGACAACCTCGGCCGACGTTTGCTGGGGAGCGGGCGCGTGATGATTGGTGGCGCGATCGTGCTGCTGATCGCGCTCGCCTGTATCGCGAGCCTGCCGTGGACCAGCGACGGTGGCGTCGGTGGCACCGGTGCCGGCACGTGGTACTACGATCGACAGGAGGCGGGCGGTAGCCGCTTGCCGCCCGATGTGTCGTCAGTCGATCGCTGGTTCGGCACCGACGTGCTGGGCCGCAGCCTGCTGGCCCGCTGCCTGTTCGGTGGCTGCATCAGCCTAGCGATCGGCCTCGCGGCGGCGGTCATATCCATGGTGCTGGGCGTGGGTGTCGGGCTGCTGGCCGGGTATCGCGGCGGATGGACCGACGCCATCCTCATGCGGCTGGTCGACATCCTCTACGGCCTGCCCTACATCCTGATCATCGTGCTGCTGAAGTTTGCGCTCGAGCCGATCGTCATCGATTGGCTGACGGCCCTGAACCTGCACGTCTTGCCCGACCGGTTGAAGTTTCCACCCGCCGGCGCCGCCAACGTGATTACGATGTTCATCGCGATCGGGTCGGTCAGCTGGCTGACGATGGCGCGGGTGGTGCGCGGGCAGGTGCTCAGTTTGCGCAACCAGCCGTTTATCGAAGCCGCGCGGGCTGCCGGTCTGACCGAGATGCGTATTTTCGGCACGCACCTGCTACCAAACCTGATCGGACCCGTGATTGTTTATGCGACGCTGACCGTGCCCCGGGCGATTCTGGAAGAATCGCTGCTAAGCTTCCTTGGCGTCGGCGTGCAGCCACCGGTACCGACGTGGGGATCGCTGGCGTCGGACGGCATCGGGCTGGCGCTGAACCCCGTCAACAGTCGATGGTGGCTGTTGTTGTTCCCCTGTTCCTTGCTGGCGGTTACCTTGCTGGCGTTGAACTTCCTGGGGGATGGCCTGCGCGACGTGCTCGATCCGAAGCGCGGCGCCGCGCGAATGTGAACCCGCCGACCGCCTGTCATTGGCCAAGGCTTACTGCGAGCGAGTGACTTCATGGAGAATCGCTTCGGCATCAAAGACTTCCTGCTGCTGACCCTCGTGGTCGTGCTGATCGTGATGGTCGCGCTGGCGATGAAGCAGTACGACCGGCAGTGGAACGAACTGCGCGCGATCCGCGCCAACATCGACGCGCAGTCGCGCGATTTGCGCGATCTGCAGGGCCGCATTGCCAGTGGCGCGATTGCGGCTCGGCCGGCGGAAGGTGGAGCGGCGCCGGCGACGACGCAGGCGATCGATCCGAGAGACCCCTTTGCGTACATCCGCGCCGCC
The Tepidisphaeraceae bacterium DNA segment above includes these coding regions:
- a CDS encoding malectin domain-containing carbohydrate-binding protein, whose amino-acid sequence is MFKKLTSGVRLRRAVNSVVERLEDRRLLAGNPSAIQSLPFLLDFDQDGGGMLDKDGQGTGFTHVQVMNGSPDAEYVPSLIDLDTTAGVLTVTAQGTGSTGTNYNDDSTLRNALETKFDATGAAGFTVSVRLVGPLSNYTANNNQAGLMFGPNQDNYVKLVAVNVGGTPMLQFIDETLVGTSYTHSLATPTSYTDIGGFNGISTLDLFMSGNATTGKVLAYYRINGGAVVKLGGELTLSGTKKNEFFNTASTTGILAAKKSSGTPDFTATFDRFEILPGAPLNSRPSITATRPGNGASDVVPTSFVAADLMLPTSGAGVDSATLTSAAVRLVRTSDGALVNAVLNTDAAGGAIVLQPSSQLDPNTSYTFQVTDELKDTSGASFLPYSATFTTGNAVVQPDSVIAFEKIALPTATGQKFTGVSIGPDGRLYAPTDAGDIYRYPINANGTLGVAQVISTVKNNNGGNRLISGVTFDPASTASNLILWVAHSDYKQVGAANHSGKISRLTGSSLSTYRDFVVDLPRSYRDHTTNQPVFGPDGKLYFQQGSMSAMGGQDFAWNQRTESQLTAAVLQVDVAAIAADFNNTGPINVRTSDVGGSYNPFASNAPVKLYATGVRNGYDLLWHSNGHLYAPTNGSAANGTLPATPTTSQITNVKQTQDDWLYDVKANGYYGHPNPSRNEFYAHGGNPTSGVDVNEQWSYPVGTQPAANYSGPAYVFGQNYSPNGVIEYKSNTFGGALKGKMLVARYSGGDDILILDVGDDGSIGAATSGLAGMTHFVDPLDITENTLNGYLYVAEYGGNQLTLMRPIAPGANVSVEKEAYHFNDVRVSSGTNVPGPAQAIKITNNGTQPLAFPSDGLTIGGANANQFVFVGKPELPQSIQPGQSLVVNVAMNATSLGLKTATLTIKSNDPDQPNTVIALRGLGTSGIGGNNEPSLAAIFNLYQIPTNVGDTNPGSTALYSSTEPLGANEEVSGMERLLRADSSQPVTITPLAVMGLASNPALTLGYYTPGSTGAKTPLFTVPTADAQTVAPTVNGTTLFDPGNKSFGLYTTWPGFKDADNVNFRDAFSEDALNTWAAQNKHKFRFYPMKTPDGTVVPNTYVVGVEEFDGSYDGNDIVFIISNVRAAAAGPEVGVKSLDNVGLDERMAFHRIGKLNETTPDVVHDTGTLRIRNTGNQPLTVSNVTVPTGWVVLNAPSGPIAPGTFYDMQVKFVLDGGTTTLVRSGTLTFNTNDSDEPTVSVALGGRYQVQSEHNKEPDLQGVFNLFGFKTLAVTPGVDIQKSGGKSAPISVDEVMSAYWQQADSQKPIQVRQLAAFHTQGKNATIRRFPKGSPNSLTSIVTHDDHMAQSILPARSGTNRTQDAFASFNATGVFGFNLAGELSDDTLNPQGPEGSGHGHHVRFYVAKDANGNVIPDTYLVGMDYLRINFDYQDNIYLITNIKPEGPAAPTGLTATASTSSIALNWNDNAPNNFAGYDVYRSTSANGTYTKLNGALLTQSQYTDTTATPGVAMYYRVIASNTFNSQSAPASITATRTVDTSAPATPRNLVASGGDQGVSLTWTANTESDLAGYDVYRSDSSNGTFTKLNGSRVVSTTFVDVNAPAGVVSYYRVRAVDTSGLESGNATANATRQLDGTTPSVPMGLMATGSASGVTLDWADNGEQDLAGYNVYFSTSSNTGFTKLNDGLLTSSFFAHAGAPAGVVSYYRVTAVDHDNNESPFAAANGVAMDGVPPAIPANLSATASTTGISLDWNNNSDTDLAGYNVFRASSPSGPYAKVNGSLLSASSYFDGQAPAGAPSYYYVVAVDLSGNSSTESGTASATRPTVGNGTTVRVNAGGGTYTDSNGLTWSANTAFTGGTSSNYAAQVGGTNDDPLYYARRYGADFAFNTAVANGNYTLRLHFAEPVMGSSNQRRFGVTAEDQQILTNFDIFAEAGGKLNALVKTFNVTVTDGSLDLRFLATRDNAIVSAIEVISAGPVTPTAPLAPSGLSATATSSSQVGLTWTDNAGDEAGYTVERSSDGGTTFTSVATLAANATSYTDGGLVADTTYHYRVTATGAAGAPNSVASNVASATTQSTPVSGGTTVRVNAGGGAYTDALGQVWAASNVAGAGGFVGGINSNYSAAVGGTDEDPLYFARR